In Gossypium arboreum isolate Shixiya-1 chromosome 5, ASM2569848v2, whole genome shotgun sequence, a single genomic region encodes these proteins:
- the LOC108468756 gene encoding uncharacterized protein LOC108468756, whose translation MDSSDSSSMQSTSGDDEGCESPTESVPAFMNTNPLSNPHPSLVFHHQNHPPIFFDPSANYLNPFSQSQQIDSLLNIDGFRPLSQRPKPNCCTVDLGSFHLQGLSSSSQSTLGAQELNQGCLYPSSSSLQSRPYHDVRLLTKSDQKSVVKNPKKRTRPSRTAPTTVLTTDTMNFRAIVQEFTGIPAPPFSGSSYSRRLDLFGSRSGMRSGHVETLGSLYPLRPSAKRAKPTPFLASSPSLLNNPLADANITNTSSNNTVPTCSNYAQLPSDLGMLKQTQNMPNFQNQSPLLSFQSFLHPTPLQPCLNLAGFGVNSHGTSAMPSIDDLGMSHGNEDHLRPLDHWNRGSTSTDQNSQRNNSCKLNTSASSSGFQHDKELENVSLRAEGTVDSWNCPADQ comes from the coding sequence ATGGATTCCAGTGATAGTAGTAGCATGCAATCTACAAGTGGGGATGATGAAGGGTGCGAGTCACCGACGGAGTCGGTCCCAGCTTTTATGAACACTAATCCCTTATCAAATCCACACCCATCACTTGTCTTCCACCATCAAAACCACCCACCAATTTTCTTTGATCCTTCTGCAAATTATCTCAACCCTTTCTCTCAATCTCAACAAATTGATTCACTGCTGAATATTGATGGGTTTAGGCCGCTAAGCCAAAGACCTAAACCAAACTGTTGCACTGTTGACTTGGGTAGCTTTCATCTTCAAGGCTTATCTTCATCGAGCCAATCTACATTAGGTGCCCAAGAACTTAACCAAGGCTGCTTATATCCAAGCTCATCATCCTTGCAATCAAGGCCATATCATGATGTAAGGCTTTTAACAAAATCCGATCAGAAAAGTGTTGTGAAGAACCCCAAGAAACGAACGAGACCATCGAGAACGGCACCCACTACAGTTCTCACCACCGACACAATGAATTTTAGAGCAATAGTGCAAGAATTTACTGGAATCCCTGCACCACCGTTTTCGGGTTCATCATATTCTCGAAGGCTTGATCTTTTCGGCTCTAGGTCAGGTATGCGATCCGGTCATGTAGAAACTTTAGGTTCTCTCTACCCTCTACGTCCCTCAGCTAAAAGGGCTAAGCCAACTCCTTTTCTAGCTTCTTCTCCTTCATTGTTAAATAATCCTTTAGCTGATGCTAATATTACCAATACAAGTAGCAATAACACCGTTCCCACTTGTAGTAACTATGCTCAACTGCCTTCTGATTTAGGCATGCTAAAACAGACTCAAAATATGCCAAACTTTCAGAACCAGAGCCCCCTCCTATCATTCCAGTCCTTCCTACATCCTACCCCTCTTCAGCCCTGTCTTAATTTGGCTGGTTTTGGTGTGAATTCCCATGGAACTTCAGCCATGCCTTCCATTGATGACTTGGGCATGAGTCATGGGAATGAAGATCATTTGAGGCCTTTAGACCACTGGAATCGTGGTAGCACTAGTACTGATCAAAATTCACAAAGAAATAACAGCTGCAAGTTGAACACCTCAGCTTCTTCATCAGGTTTTCAGCatgataaggaattggaaaaCGTGTCACTTAGAGCTGAAGGTACAGTTGATTCATGGAATTGTCCTGCAGATCAGTAG
- the LOC108468758 gene encoding uncharacterized protein LOC108468758 yields METNLAGLTLNEDKDAVLQIQVDQNTNREEEVFRLVGYFLTTSIIHFPAMKSTMENLWHPVRGVQIRDLGEKRFLFQFYYVMDMERVLKGSHWSFNNHLLLLHKLQWWEDPLKVPLILAPFWIQIHDVPIDLFSENLAIQMGSFLGDFIEYDGSNLGKENRNYMRIRVQIDVRRPLKMKKQIMFQGRCAYVRFKCEILSLFCFYYGRPGHNDSFCEAKMALGVEIAELRWDLSLRAQSRRALVMNSVWLREEGEGGMQGNGQGNYKTDNVMWTAGNKNQ; encoded by the coding sequence ATGGAAACAAATTTAGCGGGGTTAACACTCAATGAAGATAAAGATGCAGTTTTACAAATTCAAGTTGATCAAAACACAAATAGAGAAGAAGAAGTCTTCAGGTTGGTGGGTTATTTCTTAACAACTAGTATTATTCACTTTCCTGCAATGAAAAGCACTATGGAAAATCTTTGGCATCCTGTTCGGGGTGTCCAAATTCGAGATCTGGGGGAAAAGagatttttgtttcaattttattATGTTATGGATATGGAAAGAGTTCTGAAAGGGTCTCATTGGTCATTTAATAATCATCTATTACTGTTACACAAGTTACAATGGTGGGAGGATCCTTTAAAAGTTCCTCTAATTTTGGCGCCCTTTTGGATACAAATTCATGATGTGCCGATTGATCTTTTCTCTGAAAACTTGGCAATACAAATGGGCAGTTTTTTAGGGGATTTTATTGAATATGATGGCTCGAATCTAgggaaagaaaatagaaattaTATGAGAATACGAGTCCAGATAGATGTACGTCGCCCTCTAAAAATGAAAAAGCAAATTATGTTTCAGGGAAGATGCGCATATGTAAGATTCAAATGTGAAATACTGTCTTTGTTTTGCTTCTATTATGGTCGACCGGGACATAATGACTCTTTTTGTGAAGCAAAGATGGCGCTGGGTGTGGAAATTGCTGAATTGAGATGGGATCTATCGCTACGAGCTCAATCTCGGAGGGCTCTAGTCATGAATAGTGTATGGTTGAGGGAAGAGGGGGAAGGAGGAATGCAAGGGAATGGACAAGGGAATTATAAGACAGATAATGTTATGTGGACGGCGGGAAACAAGAATCAATGA